The following coding sequences lie in one Spinacia oleracea cultivar Varoflay chromosome 1, BTI_SOV_V1, whole genome shotgun sequence genomic window:
- the LOC110800833 gene encoding protein argonaute 10-like, protein MAQRGKIVDSAVTSRSSKTRVFSASPFLQISSSSSNRMFIAADKKADYEVKVSGVEISPSPVTGGHPATFSISTSTEFLLSFKRATGQKPLRIIFYRDGVSDGQFYHVLLYELDAIRKACASLEPGYQPPVTFVVVQKCNHTRLFPNNHNDKRITDKSGNILPGTVVDTKICHPTDFDFFLCSHAGIQGTSRPAHYHVLWDDNKFSADEIQSLTNNLYYTLVFYSRSVHQNQFD, encoded by the exons ATGGCACAAAGAGGTAAAATCGTAGATTCCGCTGTCACGTCTCGAAGCAGTAAAACTCGGGTTTTCAGTGCGTCGCCATTTCTGCAAATTAGTTCTTCGTCATCAAATCGTATGTTTATTGCAGCAG ATAAGAAAGCTGATTATGAAGTGAAGGTAAGTGGGGTTGAAATATCACCTAGTCCAGTCACTGGAGGTCACCCAGCTACCTTCAGCATCTCTACGTCTACTG AATTTTTGCTCTCCTTTAAAAGGGCCACGGGACAAAAGCCTCTGAGGATAATATTTTACAG GGATGGTGTCAGTGATGGGCAATTCTATCATGTTCTACTGTATGAACTTGATGCCATTAGAAAG GCATGTGCGTCACTGGAACCGGGCTATCAACCCCCGGTTACATTTGTTGTGGTCCAAAAGTGTAATCATACTAGATTATTTCCAAACAATCACAACGACAAGAGAATTACTGACAAGAGTGGGAATATCTTACCCG GCACAGTGGTAGATACTAAAATATGTCACCCAACGGATTTTGATTTCTTTCTATGCAGTCATGCTGGTATTCAG GGAACCAGCAGACCTGCTCATTACCATGTTCTCTGGGACGATAACAAATTCTCAGCTGATGAGATACAATCTCTAACGAACAATCTCTATTATAC GTTGGTTTTTTACTCACGATCTgtacaccaaaaccaatttgACTGA